atgaatagaaataacctttaaaagtacgccgggcagtggtggtgcacacctttaatcctagcacttgggaggcagagacaggtggatctctgattttgaggccagcctggtctacagagtgagttccaggacagccaagggtacacacagaaaacctgtctcaaaaaaactaaacataaattaattaattaaaatatgtatgtggaggctggttagatgtctcagcaggtaaggcTTCTTCcatcaaacctgatgacctgagtttgatccccaggatccacaacatggaaagagaaccaactcctgcaaattatccctccaacctccacacatgcactatgACAGGTCCCGCCACCCCATCTGAGTCCACCCCACCCAAGTTAATAAATGTGAAACGTATGCTTccacagggcggtggtggcactcgcctttaatcccagcactcaagaggcagagactggtggatccctgtgagttcgaggccagcctggtctatagagcgagatcccggacaggctccaaaaactacatagagaaaccgtctcagggaaaaaaaaaaaaccaaaaaaaaaaaaaagtatgcttcCTAGGCAAACCCCCTCCTCATTTCTGTCCTGCCTTTAGGGAAAACCTCCTTTTGTACTCAATAAACAACGTAACAGCCTTACCTCAGGGGGGCGGAGAGGGTCGATGCCACCCTCCAGTGCTTGTCGGAGGCTGCTGTTGGTCTGCTTCATGCTCTGAACCTAGgtcaagaaggagaaaggagcatGGACCTCTGCATCCTAGGAAGGaccgccccctcccccaggcccttCCTCCCCCAGTAGAGCACTGGGGACTCCCCCCACCATGCAGTCCATTCCTCCTTCACAGGTGTAGGACACTGGTGGTTTGCTCATGCTGGTgagacatttttgtttgattgggttttgttttgttttttgtctttttggtttttttgagggaaccacagcccaggctggcctcaaacttgctatagaGCTGAgaactcctaattctcctgcctctgcctcccaagtgctgggattactagtGCTTGCCACAGCACCCAGCTTTCTTATTTGAGACCAAGTCGTGCGGCTTGCCGAGGGGTGGGAAAGACAGGTGAAAGCACTTGCCTCAAAGCCCGATGACttaagtttgatcctcagaactcacgtaaagggggaagggaagaaccACGTGAGCACATGGCACCTGTGCCCATATACAtatcaaatacacatacacacatacatacgtctTGCACACCCTTAAAAGGTACTTGTCACCAATCCTGACCCAAGTCTGGTTCCCAGGACCTAACGagtagagagaaccaactccccaagtTGTTTGACCTACACTATGGTACGTGGGAGCCCCggccccacacacaaaataaacacaaaataaatgaggtAAGGTCTCACATATCCCCCAgatagcctcaaattcactatgtagccaagggtagCCACCTGCCTATGTTTAAAGTCTACAAGAGCTAGAGAGTAGTAGTTCAGTTGGTattgcttgcccagcatgcatgatcCCCAGTACTTCATAAATAgagcatgatggtacatgcctgtaatcctagcactgggggtggggggtggaggcaggagagtcagaaactcaaagttatcctctgttacagagcaagtttgagactagcctggaatacatgagaccctgttcccCACTCCCCCCAAAGAAGGCCAGGGAGCTGGCCAGACGGGCAGGTAAAAGTACTAAAAGTACTTGCTacaaagcctgacaacctgagtttgctaCCCAGAACTCatgaaaaggcagaaagaacGAACCACGTGAACACCAAGGCACAAGTGCCATGCACCTATCACACGTACAtgtgcatgcctacacacacacacacacacacacaccagaaaagaaTGTCAAGTTATCCTGGATCCCTGACAGTGGGACAGAGCCAAGCTCAGCCCCCACCGCTTCCCTTACACCAACACAGGTCTCAGGAGCTGATGATCCCCTCTGCATGGCCCCCTTTCCTTGGGCCCCCACCTGGCGCTTAAGAGAGATGAGCTGTGAGTCGAGACCTCGGAGTGTGAGGTTAGCAAGGTCTGGGCTTCCTGATACTGCAGTGAGGCCTTCAGGACTCAGGTACATGCCCTTGGGCGGACGTCTCCGAGTTCGAAGTGGGTGGTGGCGGTACTGAGACACCTGAACCTCCTTCTTCCCAGGACCGGGCCGTGCATTCAGAGGTCGAGATGGCAGAGGCTGAAGGGAAATAAAGAACACTGTGTATGTCTGAGGCCGAGTTGAGGGATGATGGCCAGGGCAGAGCAGCTAGGGACCTCACCTCTCGCTTGGGGTCTCCAGTGTCTGGCTCCCCCTCACTCACAGCTCCTCGCCCCTCTTCAAGCTCATCACTGCTGACACAGGGCCAGGGAGAAAAATGAGGGGAAGGCCCAACCCAAAACAGTCATCCCCCTGCCCCTAccaacaacccccacccccacctgtctTCTTTGTCCTTGCGGCCACCCAGCCGCCTGGCCTGCCTGTCCATCACACTAGTTCGACTTCGGGTCTTCTTCCAAGAGTAGTAATACTTCACCAGGCTGGGGATCAGCTTGTCAGGGAGCTGGGGAGGCAAGGCCAGAAACAGGAGTCCACCTGAGACTCTGGCCCCAGGTAAGCTGTTTGGGACTGAAGGGCTGAGGAGCACTGGATGGGCCACGGACGCCGAGTCTTACCATCTGCTGGATCCGCTGGAAGCACTTGCCATGGAACCCAAAGGCCTGTTCGAAGAGCACCTTGTCCTCCACGGTCCACTCATCGGGGAAGGGGGTGAAGTTGGCCAGGTCAGCCAGGGACTTCTCCACATCGTGCTTGTGCCACAGAAGCATGCCCAGTGCCTGGCCCAGGACAGAAGCAGCTCAGGTCCGGCCACCCCAGGACTGCTCTACCCAGTCCCACGCCCACCCCTCAGGGCCTCCGGCTCACCTGCTCAATGTTGTAGCCATGCTTCTCCTTGGCCATGGCAATGTACTTGTCAACTGCAGGGGGAAGGAGTGGGGTCACAGAGGGTAAGCCCCCAAAGCAAGGACCACTGGTCAGCCTACTGCCCCCTTCTGTATCtcgtccaggctggtctcaagctcctAGGCTACGGCAACGCGCCTACCACAGACTTCCACGTAGAAGGCCCACTTCTAAGGAAGAGCTGGCCCGGGGAGAGCAGGGCTCCTGCTCCCAAGACTGAGCCTGAGCACGGCCCCCCCCACTCACGTTTGGCATCCGACACACAGTGGTTGGGTGACCACACCAGCATCCCCTTCAGCTCCTTGTTGCTATAGCGCGCTGGACtctctgaaagtcagaagagcAGAATTGGCTTTTGTGGCACTCACCGGAACAGGAGACCACTGGGCCACACTGTCAGCTGGGAGGTGAGgcccaggagggaaggaggagcagagatccagacaggaaggcagagcaggaaaaGTAACAGTGCCACGGGGGCCACCCACCCCGCCCACCGCCTGTCCCTCAAGCAGGAGCCAGCCAAGAGTTCCCAGGTGGGGCTGCAGGCCAAGCCATcagcctccacccctccctccacgTCTGTCCTGCCACTCACCAGGCTTGCACTCCGGAATTACTGCTTGGTAATTGGTTCCAACACGGATCATGCTGTCTGTGGAGCCAGGGGAGGCAGTCAAGACTCCAGAGAAGTGGGGGGAGGATATGGCGGGGGAGGTAGCTGATCTAGAGTTCTCCTTTCTGACCACTCAGGGCCCCCACCACCCAGGAGACTCACTTTTCCCTGATGGTCCCCCCAGCAACCCTCCAAGGCGGAGGGGACTGGGAGAAAGACCCTGCCTAGTCATggccatggggggaggggggagaggaggacagTTTAAAGCCCAGGCCAGAGCAAAGTGCTTTGTTCTGGCTGGGGGGTGGAGGCTTGGAGGGCTACCCCTAGACCTGGAGTGGTCCCTGCAGGGAACCTGGGGCTCCTCCCCACCACATGAGCTTCACAGCTCCGCATGGAggtgtctttccagcccctggccCAATCAGACCTCAGTCCCTGGCAAGGTGGCAAGGTATGAGGGACCCAATCCATCCAAGAGAGGCACCTTAAGCTCCCTCAGCGACTGAGGGCAAAGGGGAGGTGGGTGGCCAGCGGCCCAGGCTGTAGATTCCCCCATGCCGGCAGCCCCAAGCATGAGAAAGCAAAGGCTGCAATTCAGGAGCGGCAGAAACCATCTGTGGTTTGcaactctccccctccccaccttccgTGTCCCCTCCCCGGACCAGCGCGCCTTTAACCCTAGGCCACCGGGCTCACCGTGCGAGTGCTCCTCCTCGCTGCTGTCATCCTCCGAGTGCGGCTGTCCGCCGTTGGGTGCCGTCTTGGCCCGACTTCGGGACAGGATCCCGGAGCCCGCACTGGGCTTCTCCATCACCGAGGGCATTACCCCGCCCGGCTGCCCCGGGGGGGCGCGGGAGCCTTTGGAGAGCGTCGGAGCTTGCCGCGCTTGCCTCGAGTGCCGCACCCGGCCCGGCCTGGAGAGGTCGCCACTGAGGCTACGAGAGGCGGGAGGTCAGCGTGGCTAGGGTCCGAGAGGTCGGGGCCCCGGAGGGCTGCCCTAGCGCTCACTGCGACCCCCACGGGCGAGGACGGCAGAAAAGTTTGTGAAGAAGTGGGGGTACGTGGAGGACGGCGCGGCCGGGGGGCACGCTCGCTCCGTGCGCCCCTCGGGGTCGGGGCTCCCCCGGGAGGAATCGGGGCGCGCTGCCCTCGGGGAGCCCCGGAGCCGCGCCGCGCGCCTGCCCACGCCGCTCGGCCGGCGAGGGCTGCCTCGCCGTGGCCGCCGCTGCGGGCTCCGCGCCCTCGGCTGTGAGCCGAGGATGCCCGGTCCCCAGTGGGGGAATCCTGCCCAGCCGGACCCCACGGCAGCCACGCCAGCTCGCGGGGGCCCTGGCGGCGGGACGGCGCGCACGGCGTGCGGCGCTGGAGCAGAGTTGCCGGGAGGCGGGCGGAGCGCAGCCGCGGGCGCCGCCTCGCACCCTCCCCGGCGCGCTCGCTCGCCCCGCCGCGCTCGCGCTACCGCCGCTCGCTCGCCCGCTCTCCGCCGCCGCTCGCTCCTCGCGCACACAATGAAGCTGCTGGCAGGGAAGTAGTGCCGGCTGCGGCctcagcacccctcccccagtcGATGCCTCCGCCAGCTGAACATCTGgccctggggtgggagggagggcccGGGGGGCGGGGCCTAGGGCCGGGGCTAGACCTCCAGGGGGTGGGGTCAGGACCAGGATGGGGCCCGCGTACACCCCCCCCCGGGAGCGCCCCTCGTGTCTCTGAGCTCTCAGACTTTGCCCCCGTGGGTAGACCTCAGTGTCCCCCAGGAGAAGCCCCGGggtcagccccacccacaatcaCACCGTCTCCACACACTAGTGGGCTCCGATTACTGTGGTCTGCCCCGGGGGCCCAGAGGCCGCCTGTCCGCCCGCCCGGGTGGAGCCCagcttttccttccatttctcttcctgcCAAGGAACTCCCTGCCCCCCCCTTCCGCAGGGGGACCCCCCCCTTTCATGCGCCCTTGGGGGCCAAAGCGGATGGGAGGCCGGACAGGCGCGAGATGAATTTCTCCAAGAGCTACTGGGCCAGAACCTGACTTCTGCTGGATCTGTGGGTCCCCAGGGGTCACCCTTGTGTCTCTTAACTGCTGCAGTTTGCGCCCCAAATCAGTGGTGCCAAAGAGGACTGGGCATGAAAGCTATGAGGCAAGGTCTGGGTTGAAGGGGGCGAGCTCCCCACTGGATTCACTGTCACCCCAGCTGGAAGCAGCATCCCCCTCCCCCCGGACAGGCTTGGGCAGAGTGACAGACAGGGAAGCCGGTTGGGAGGCACAGacggagttgggggagggggtgggcagaGACTTTCAAAGCCAGACCCAGCCACCCTGCCAGGCACACAAAGAGCCAGCGCACTCACCGGCAGCTCGAAGCCTGCGAGCTGCGCCTGTGCCCGTCCCCGCCGCCTGGGGCACGTGCTGCAGCGCACACAGGCCGAAGCCCCCGCCCGCCGCCCCTCCCACGGGGAGCCCCGGACTCCTGGACACGCCTTACCCAGGCACACCCCGCTATGCCCAGATCGAGCCGAGCCTGCTCTCgcaccctcctctcccttcccttccttggcCACTCTGTAATCAGATTCCTAAATTTAGAAGCAGCCCTGGCCCCAACCGGGgatccccgcccccacccactGGCTGTGGCCGACTGGCCGGGGTCCTGTGGTCAGGCCACGACCTGGCTGGGGCGTCCTGTTCCTGGGGGTTCCTTGCCCGCGGCCGGCCGACAGAGGCAGACATGACCCCACCCGACTTCAGCACCATCGGGCCACATAGGGCCACCCAGTCAGCGGCCACGTTGCCCGCCACACCTCGGGCCCGAGTTATAGGGCCTTTTACCTCCCTTTTAATCATGAGCTGGGCACCAAGCCCCAGGATGGAGAGAGATCTGGGAcaaaggaagaatgaatgaacCAGAGACGATCTGACCTGAAGGGGTCTGTTCCAAGAGCCAAAGCGACTTCTGGGAACCCCTAGAAATGAGTGGCAGGGGTCTCTACCTGTCCCCAACACCTCTACCCTTCAGGGAGATGTTCGTATTCCTATGCCTTTGCCTAGCTGGTAACCACTGTGCACACCACACTGTCCTATGATGGCGTCTTTCTTGCTTCTGGCGACCCTGAGTCAAGGCTTCCATTGGGTCCCCCATCTTCCACTGGTCTCCTTCCATACGTGAACCTAGGATGCTGGCCCAagaccctaccccaccccaggcCGCAAGCACCATGCTTAGTTCTTGTCTCCTTCCTCCAGGGCTGGCCCACGTGCCCTGGCACAAGGCCTAGCAAGGAGCCCAAGCACTGGCTTCCTGTCTTGTCTACAGCCTCTTCTCCCATACACTAGGACCCAATTCTGTTCCCGTTTATCCCTGGAGCCAGCTCTgaccccccacacccacccacacccacacccacacccacggAAGAGCCGactctggggtgggggcagggcggggaggttttattatttattttttgaggtccGGGTGCTGTCTGGAAGCCCTGATGTCGTGAGCTCTCTGCCAAAGAGGTGAGACACCGCACAGGGGGGGCGTCACAAGAGTTGAGGGACGATGGTGGGGGGCCACAGGGGGCAGAGAGGTGGCTGGCTCCAAATGATCAGTTTCAACCCCCCGAGCTGCAAGGGctcaggggaggggcctggcccctcccctcccacctgctGCAGCGCCCCCTCCCCAGCTGGCCCCCTCTTTTGTGCGAAGGCACACAAAGGACAAGGGGCCCTGGCCGGTCTGGCCATCTGCTCCTAGCAGCCTGGAAGCTCTTAAAGAGACAGCTCCCCCTCCCCGCAGCCCTAGGGCTGTGGGGTGTGGCTCTGCCTGGGGACCCAGTCACCGCAGTACCTACCCCAGGTCCCACCCACCTTCCTCTGGTTCCCCAAGTCCTAAGGTCAGGAATCTTCTTCCCTCAGATGTGGGGTGCAGAGGTGCCACGTGGCCAGGAATATGGGGTGTGATAAGGCAGAGAGGCAGCCAGAGACCAGCCCCTCCTCTCCTGCAGCCTGAGGAAAGCACAGAAGCAAGCTGCAAGAACCCGGTCCCTCACCTCCCTGAGGCCACCTGCGAGCTTGGCGGGAGCTCAGGTCTCCCGGGAATGCTCTCCCGCCATTTTGACGGATGAGCTTCCACTCTGGGCCCGCGGGGAGGGATGGTGAGCATAACAGTGCTCTGCCTTCTTCCCGGGGATGCAAGCCAGGGCACAGGCTGCCTCACAGACGCCCAAGCCCACAGTCAGCCTCATTTGTGCCCCTGCTCTCCCAGATGAGGGGACTGGGGCTCTGCTTGGCCTCTGCCTGAAGCTTGCCTCCATGGCCTGGGCCCTGAAAGGCTCCTGGGCCCTCAGATCCCCAGGAAGGTCTGCTCTGGCCCAGTCAGCCCAGAACAACTCATCTACCACTCAGTTCACAGACACAAACGTGCTTGATGGCTTGTCgtcttgttcactgctgtgttCTTAGAGCCTAGCATACAGCAGGCACTCAGCATTCGCCGAGGAAAACAGCAGCTATCAGGAGCCCCAGCCCTTCCCCTTAGCTGGGCTCCGATGGGCTAGACCTGCTGGGCATCTTGCCTCCTCCCTCTTCAAGGTGAGGCAGAGGGACAGGGTTGAACAGGGATGGatgctggggaagaaaaggaagggtgaCCTTGGGTGAGCCACcgggcctcccctcccctcacaggCGGGGCGGCTCCAGCCAATCCCTAATCTGCCAGCCCTGCCAGACAGACTGGGACTGTCCggagcagaggctggaggctggCTGCTGTGGTGTGGTGCCTGGGACCCTCGCCAGGCCCTCCGTGGCCACAGCCAAGGGGCTAAACTTGGGAAGGGAGGCAGGCTGGTAGGTCCTGAGTGAAGGCAGGAGGTTGGGAGGAtccaggcagaaacctggagtaGCCACGGGGACGGGGAAATGTCCCCTTTCGGAGGAGGCGGCTATGGGAGGCGTCCTGTGGAAGAAACAGGGAGTTCTCCCGAGCCCCCTCGGTGCTGCTCAGACAGGAATTCCTCCTTCGGAGCCCTCTGTGACCTCCCCATCCCTGAGCCGCATTGGTGATCAACACTCCCTCCAGcgacacccaccccacccccaccgtgCAAAAAAATGCTGAGAGTTCACAGGGGTGGCAATCCGGTGTTTGGCACCACCTCAGCTCGGATGCTAAAGGAGGCTCTGGGCCAAGCAGAAGTAGCGATGGAGTCTGCGAGTTGGATTCTAGGCTTCCTGACCCCCAGGGCCAGGGAAATCTGATACCTAGAGCCAAGCGTCTGGGGAGCTAAGAGCAAAGGGTTTGAGAGTCTGACAGACAGGAAAGCGACCGAGGCCTCCCAGACCACGGAAGAGGcagcttccagctccaggaggctgCTTGGGTTCCAGAGGCTTTGAAAAGTGCATGGCCCCCCACCCTCACCTGGGCAACAGCTGCGCCCCCTGGCGGTGGCAGTCCAGACCCGAGGAGACCCACCTTGGCCAGGGCAGGAGTGTCCTCCCGAGGAGGCTAAGCCTGGTACCAGGAGGATCCAAGCTCCTGGACTGGGTACCTGGCCTTTGGTGCCCACCCACCTACCCTGGGTCATGAAAGTCACTGAACCTTAGATCCATCCGCAGTAAGTCCCACCCCAGGGCTACCCAGAACCTCTCAGACCAAAGCAAGCCAGGGAGCTCCAATCCAAGGTGACTCCCAGCTCTGTGTCTTGCTTACTGTGTGGCCATATGTGAATGACTTGCCTTCTCTGACCCTCTGCTCCTCCACTCCTAAAAGGGAATAATTTTCATCTCATCAATTATTCAGAGGATCCGATACTGTCTCAGGTGGAATGCAGCACATCCCTCAATGCTGGTTTCCTTGTGGAGCCAGCATTCAACCTACCCAGCACCCCAGCAGGCCTTAGTTTACCCCTGCATGAGGTAGCCCACACACTGTGGACCAGCTGACGGCCATCACCACCGGTCTATTGGACCCACAGAGGGACTCCTGGGTCTGACCTCTGTCCAAGAAGCTCCTTCTCGGTGACATCAGACAATCTGCAGCTTCCCTTTAGACTTACCAACAGTCTAGATCCCTGCCTCACTCTGATCCTGTCAATGCATAATGAACGCATAACTGGATACAATTTCTTCAATACCTCTTCCATCGTGACCTGCTCCCGTTCAATAGCCTTCTGTAGCTCCCTATTGTCTTCCTGCAAATCTTGCCCAGCCTGGTACTGGAGGGCTTTCTAGCCAGTGCCTTGTCCAGCCAAACAGGTCTGTTCACCATCCCCAGAGCCTCACCTGGAGCCCCAGGGACCTCACCCACCCTGCAAACACCAGCCTGGACCAGCCATCCATGTGCCCCAGGGGCAGCCCCTCCAATCAGCTGCCAAAGGCTGtatcctgctctgcctcctcacGGCCCAGGCACCCCTCTGCCTAGCCCCACAGTGCTCAGTTCTCACCCACCTCTTCATGATGCTTTCCCCTCAACCCAGAAACCGGCCTCATCCTCGCCCCTGGACCCTAACCaaaccccctcctctctctctctctctctctctcttctctctctctctctctctctctctctctctctctctctctctctctccatgccccCAGGCTGGGCCTTCTTGAGAGGGTTGTTCACACCCCTTCTATCCTTGTCCTCACCTCCTACTCACTCCCAGATCCAAGCCAATCCAAGCCGTGCCACCCCACAGAAACTGTCTGCCAAGGTCACCAGCAGTGTGGTTATCTCTAAATGCCAAAGACGTTGGGCAGAGGGGGTCATTCTGCCCTGGGCACACTGGACACTAGTCTCCGAAGTCTTAGTGGTTAGTCCTTGGGGCTCAGAGTTCCTCAGCTCCCCAGGCCCCAGTGTTCCCATCTAGACtatgcccagcccagccctctgcCCCAGGCTCCCTGGAGACTGCACCGCTGACCATCTTTGCCACCAGCTGCCTGccaccccttcctcccctttgCTTTCAGGTTCTAACTCTCCCAAACTGCTGttggtgcccctcccccacttcccagcCTCACGccacctccctgcctcctctttcccctctaaTCTGCCCCACATCCCGTTTCTGTTTCTggtttatgtttatgggtgttttgcttgcatgttcgTCTATGCGCCATGTGCATGCAAACcctcggaggtcagaagaaggtatcagttcccctgggaatggagttacagacagttgggaacccacatgtgggtactgggaaaggaactcaggtcctctggaagagtggccagccCTCcaaaccactaagccatctttctagacTCTTTTAACCTGTCCATTATTTCACAGCTGAATGATCTTCCTAAAACATGACCTGATTAAGTCAGTCCACTGCTTCTCAttatcctgcctcaaaaacaaaagagcaagcTGGCTCAATGGGCAAAGGAGCTTGcaaccaagtctgatgacctgagttcagtctccaccagacccacaaggtagaaaacaaaacagaacaaacaaaagaaaaaaaccaacacaacaaaacaaaaaacctgagtCTGGCAAGTTGTCCTTCAATCTCCACACTCTCAGTGtggcacagacatgcacacaccccaAAAGAGAGCGCcctatgggtttttgtttgtttatcaactTAGTACAAGCTGttgtcatctaggaagaggggacctcaaagAGAATATGCCTTCGTTATATTGGCCTGTAGGTATATCTTGGGGGGGGGCGTTtccttgattagtgattgatatgggagagcTCAACCACTGTGGATGGCGCCACCCCTGGACTGGTTGTCCTGGGTGGCATAAAAAGCAGTCTGACCAAGCCATGGAGGAGCATTCCAGCAGGCAACATtcatccatggcttctgcatcagctcgtGCCCTCGGgtacctgccttgagttcctgcctgacttccttccCTGATGGTCTGTGACCTGTCAGGTGAAATAATCCCTTTTCTCCCCAGATTACTTTTGGCCACGGTGTTctatcgcagcaatagaaaacaaacttggccattgtgtataccaggctgacctcaaactccatgtgtagaagaaaatgaccttggATTCCTGACCCTGCTGCCTTGCCTCACTTGcgaagtgctggggttacaatcatgtgccactgtgcccgtttattccaggctggccagggctttGTACAGGCTATGTAAGTGCCCTCCCCACCGAACAACATCGCCACCCTTGGTGGCCATCTTGGATCCTCAAGAAGATCCAACTAGCAGGCAgatgagatggctccatgggtaaatgcacttgctgccaagcctgagtttgatccccagaacctacatgacagagaaaaagaatcagTTCCTGCAGATTGTCATTTGACTGacacatgcatgctgtgacacatctgtgccaacacacacacacacacacacacacacacacacacacacacacacgaaaataaataaatcgtacgtaaagaaaaattttttaaaagcaaaagcctagccaggtggtgatggttcaagcttttaatcccagcacttgggaggtagaggcaggtggatctctgtgagttcaagaccagcctggtctccaaagcatgttccaggacagccatgactgttacacaaaaagaaaggcaggaaggaagaaaaagccaACTCGTTAGTACAGGCTGTCCTgttagctactcaggaggctcaaggcctgcctgggcctgaataagttcaaggccaggctggaatCCATATTGACACCTGTTTTAATAAAGAGGTAAAAGGAGGGCTGAGAATCGGCCGTGTGCACAAGTGGGTTGACCCCAGTACTTGAACAACTGGCagcacatgcttgcacacaaCAGCAAcctcagcattttggaggcatTTGGAGGggggggaatggagagatggggggagggggtggtccaggatttaaggccagcctgggctacagagaaaacactgtctttaaaagggggaggtggggtctggagaggtgactcatTTGGTGAAGTGCTGACTATATAAGCAGAAGGGCCcaagttcaatctctagcacccacattaaaaaaaacaagccatGTAAAgttgagcggtggtggcacacgcctttaatccctgcactcgggaggcagagccaggcggatctctgtgagttcgaggccagcctggtctacagaatgagttccaggacaggcaccaaaactacacagagaaatcctgtctcaaaaaaaaaaaaagccaggtaagGTGGTAGGCTGATGTAATCCTGGCCCTGGGGAAGGGGAGACACGAGGATCCCTGAGGCCTGCTgtctagctccaggtttcaaaaTACGTTGGAGGGGtggagatggcccagaggttaagagcacagactgccctttcaaaggacctgggtttgatttccacacccacatagcagctcagaactccagttctaggcattctacccctcttctggcctccaagggcactgcaagTACATGGTggacagacatacaagcaggcaaaacaccatatgcataaaataaaaataaataaattttaaaaaagtaactggAGACCAATTGAGGATGAGCCACATTAGCCTTTACCTTTAgcctttacatacacacacatacatgtgcacatatgaacacacgtgtgtgcacaaaaaaaaggaaaggaaggaggaagagggaggagagaataaaAGCAACGTATTCAAGGGCACCCTGATGAGATGGAGGAACATTGGTTTCTTAGTGACATTGAACCCTTGGGCCAACCCAAGAAaccactgaacctctgaacctttTTCTCATTGGCCAGCACAGCTGGAAATCTCCATGCTCTGCCACCTGAAAGCACTTTGACCACAGCACCCCTGTCACTCCCAGCAtggagcccccccccctcccccagtgctccTGCAGGCTCTGTGTGTGGTACCTGGAATGCAGCTAACATAGCCCTCAAGTGTAGCT
The sequence above is drawn from the Peromyscus leucopus breed LL Stock chromosome 1, UCI_PerLeu_2.1, whole genome shotgun sequence genome and encodes:
- the Rcor2 gene encoding REST corepressor 2; the encoded protein is MPSVMEKPSAGSGILSRSRAKTAPNGGQPHSEDDSSEEEHSHDSMIRVGTNYQAVIPECKPESPARYSNKELKGMLVWSPNHCVSDAKLDKYIAMAKEKHGYNIEQALGMLLWHKHDVEKSLADLANFTPFPDEWTVEDKVLFEQAFGFHGKCFQRIQQMLPDKLIPSLVKYYYSWKKTRSRTSVMDRQARRLGGRKDKEDSDELEEGRGAVSEGEPDTGDPKREPLPSRPLNARPGPGKKEVQVSQYRHHPLRTRRRPPKGMYLSPEGLTAVSGSPDLANLTLRGLDSQLISLKRQVQSMKQTNSSLRQALEGGIDPLRPPEANTKFNSRWTTDEQLLAVQAIRRYGKDFGAIAEVIGNKTLTQVKTFFVSYRRRFNLEEVLQEWEAEQDGAPAAPVPMEEARRGAPVPAPAPALEEDDEVQITSVSTSVARSAPPAPPPPPPPTSLSQPPPLLRPPLPTAPTLLRQPPPLQQGRFLQPRLAPNQPPPPLIRPALAASRHSARPGPQPPPTLIGAPLEPPAPSI